A stretch of Lathyrus oleraceus cultivar Zhongwan6 chromosome 6, CAAS_Psat_ZW6_1.0, whole genome shotgun sequence DNA encodes these proteins:
- the LOC127091403 gene encoding uncharacterized protein LOC127091403 encodes MPQGDYMDRWKRDYGYRLDHFERKRKKTARDVHKHSKTAQKTLGIKGKMIAKKNYAEKAQMKRTLAMHEESTSRRKADDNVQEGAVPAYLLDRENTTRAKILSNTIKQKRKEKAGKWDVPLPKVRPVAEDEMFKVVRTGKRKTKQWKRMVTKATFVGPGFTRKPPKYERFIRPTGLRFTKAHVTHPELKCTFNLEIIGVKKNPNGPMYTSLGVITKGSIIEVNVSELGLVTPAGKVVWGKYAQVTNNPENDGCINAVLLV; translated from the exons ATG CCTCAAGGAGATTATATGGACCGTTGGAAACGGGATTATGGCTACCGTCTTGATCACTTTGAGCGCAAACGCAAGAAGACGGCTCGTGATGTTCATAAGCACTCTAAAACGGCCCAGAAG ACTCTGGGTATTAAGGGCAAGATGATTGCAAAGAAAAATTATGCCGAAAAAGCTCAGATGAAGAGGAC TTTGGCCATGCACGAAGAGTCAACATCCAGGCGCAAGGCTGATGATAATGTTCAGGAAGGAGCTGTTCCTGCATATCTTCTGGATCGTGAAAACACGACCAGAGCGAAG ATTCTCAGCAACACCATTAAGCAAAAGAGGAAGGAGAAGGCTGGGAAGTGGGATGTTCCTCTACCTAAG GTACGTCCTGTGGCTGAAGATGAAATGTTCAAAGTTGTCCGCACTGGTAAAAGAAAGA CCAAGCAATGGAAGAGGATGGTTACAAAAGCTACATTTGTTGGACCCGGTTTTACCAGAAAACCCCCAAAATATGAGAGATTCATTCGTCCTACTGGATTGCGGTTCACTAAAGCTCATGTCACTCATCCAGAACTTAAATGCACATTCAATCTAGAAATTATTGGAGTGAAGAAAAACCCTAATGGCCCTATGTACACCTCTCTTGGTGTCATTACCAAGGGATCTATAATTGAG GTGAATGTTAGCGAACTTGGTTTGGTTACACCTGCAGGGAAAGTTGTGTGGG GTAAATATGCCCAGGTTACCAACAACCCAGAAAATGATGGTTGTATAAATGCGGTTCTACTTGTTTAA